From the genome of Candidatus Paceibacterota bacterium, one region includes:
- a CDS encoding zinc-binding dehydrogenase, translating to MRAAVLHGKELIRVEQVPPQPLRAGEVRVDIEAALTCGTDLKVFKRGYHARMLIPPTRFGHEFAGVVSEVTPDAAGWRAGERVAVANSAPCGQCFYCGNRQENLCDDLLFLNGAYARSIVVPARIVQKNLLRLKPETAYADAALVEPLACVVQGIEDARLRSGQRVLVIGAGPIGLMFVALARHLGCHVTVSGRGKKRLETAQRLGADLVRNAAEPGPSEDATPPGSPFDVVIEAVGKPETWEEAVRLVRKGGTVNFFGGCPSGTKISLDTALIHYSNLTLLASFHHTPRTIRRALEFIEAGVVRSDDFVDGECSLSELPMLFRSMAAGNRAVKTLVRVHE from the coding sequence ATGAGAGCTGCGGTTCTCCACGGCAAGGAACTAATTCGAGTGGAACAGGTCCCGCCCCAGCCTTTGCGGGCGGGCGAGGTCAGGGTGGACATCGAGGCGGCGCTCACGTGTGGCACAGACCTGAAGGTCTTCAAACGCGGCTACCACGCCCGGATGCTGATTCCGCCCACCCGTTTCGGGCACGAGTTCGCGGGGGTCGTATCCGAAGTCACACCCGACGCCGCGGGCTGGCGCGCGGGCGAGCGGGTGGCCGTTGCCAACTCGGCCCCCTGCGGCCAGTGCTTCTACTGCGGCAACCGCCAAGAAAACCTGTGCGACGATTTGTTGTTCCTCAACGGTGCCTACGCCAGGTCCATCGTCGTCCCGGCGCGGATCGTGCAGAAGAACCTGCTGCGGCTCAAGCCGGAGACCGCCTATGCCGATGCGGCCCTGGTCGAGCCCCTGGCTTGCGTGGTGCAGGGTATCGAGGACGCGAGACTGCGGTCCGGCCAACGAGTGCTGGTGATTGGCGCCGGGCCGATCGGGCTGATGTTCGTCGCGCTGGCCCGGCACCTGGGCTGCCACGTGACCGTATCCGGCCGGGGCAAGAAGCGATTGGAGACCGCCCAACGCCTGGGGGCGGACCTGGTCCGAAATGCCGCCGAACCGGGCCCCTCGGAGGACGCCACCCCGCCCGGTTCGCCCTTCGACGTGGTCATTGAAGCCGTCGGCAAGCCCGAAACCTGGGAAGAGGCGGTGCGCCTCGTCCGGAAGGGAGGGACGGTGAATTTCTTCGGCGGCTGCCCCTCCGGCACAAAGATCTCGCTCGACACGGCGCTCATCCATTACTCCAACCTCACCCTGTTGGCCAGCTTCCACCACACCCCCAGGACGATACGCCGCGCCCTGGAGTTCATTGAAGCGGGGGTAGTGCGCTCGGATGATTTTGTGGACGGCGAATGCTCTTTAAGCGAGCTACCCATGCTGTTCCGGTCCATGGCCGCGGGCAACCGGGCCGTGAAGACGCTGGTGCGGGTCCACGAATGA
- a CDS encoding GNAT family N-acetyltransferase encodes MQLDDIPAVVELGNTLFNAETSPTLYRCWEEAEVLQIYSDYKETSLVATSNDKVVGFALGTLLEKPGSSWLYGWLDWLGVDPSFKRRRVAKRLTRQIQERFVEKGVRIMLVDTYEGNRSAVAFFRKFGFGQGIRHIYMSLNLDNHPKAIERKFQYDLGD; translated from the coding sequence ATGCAGTTAGATGACATCCCGGCCGTGGTGGAACTGGGAAACACATTGTTTAACGCCGAAACATCTCCCACCCTTTATCGCTGCTGGGAGGAAGCCGAGGTGCTTCAGATTTACAGTGATTACAAGGAGACCAGCCTGGTCGCCACCAGCAACGACAAGGTTGTCGGATTCGCCCTGGGCACGCTGCTGGAGAAGCCCGGCAGTTCGTGGCTCTACGGATGGCTGGACTGGCTTGGAGTGGATCCCTCGTTCAAACGAAGGCGCGTGGCCAAACGGCTCACGCGGCAGATCCAGGAACGCTTCGTCGAGAAGGGAGTCCGCATCATGCTGGTGGACACCTACGAGGGCAACCGCAGTGCCGTTGCCTTCTTCCGCAAGTTCGGCTTCGGGCAGGGCATCCGGCACATCTACATGTCGTTGAATCTGGACAACCACCCCAAGGCCATCGAACGGAAGTTCCAATACGACCTGGGGGACTGA
- a CDS encoding M23 family metallopeptidase, with product MFQLLFPQYKSRRWVYLPLGTLALAEQRPGKPNPLLDPGYCQRWVRRLHRRYRARCSYGGWFEDRSILWQGHYMQPNLAFHLGVDFNVPERSRVYSPADAVVMETWHDEDTKGGWGGRIALRIKPRLILLLAHLGKIWARPGSRVRAGQLLGNVGDPTNNGNWFPHLHAQMVRGNFAKVDGYGAFSVANQRKFPDPFRFWPPQF from the coding sequence ATGTTTCAACTGCTGTTTCCCCAATACAAGAGCCGCCGGTGGGTGTATCTGCCCCTGGGAACCCTTGCGTTGGCGGAACAGCGTCCCGGCAAACCCAATCCCCTGCTGGACCCGGGCTACTGCCAGCGCTGGGTCCGCCGCCTGCATCGGCGTTATCGCGCCAGGTGTTCGTACGGAGGCTGGTTTGAGGACCGTTCCATACTCTGGCAAGGGCACTACATGCAACCCAACCTGGCCTTCCATCTGGGGGTGGACTTCAATGTGCCCGAACGGTCCCGCGTCTACAGCCCGGCGGACGCCGTGGTGATGGAAACCTGGCACGACGAGGACACCAAGGGCGGTTGGGGCGGGCGAATCGCACTGCGAATCAAGCCGCGGCTGATCCTGCTGCTGGCGCACCTTGGGAAGATTTGGGCGCGCCCCGGCAGCCGCGTGCGCGCCGGCCAGTTGCTCGGGAACGTGGGCGACCCGACCAACAACGGCAACTGGTTTCCCCACCTGCACGCGCAGATGGTCCGCGGCAACTTCGCCAAGGTGGATGGTTACGGCGCCTTCTCGGTGGCCAACCAGCGCAAGTTCCCTGATCCGTTCAGGTTCTGGCCGCCGCAGTTCTAG